Within Rhododendron vialii isolate Sample 1 chromosome 12a, ASM3025357v1, the genomic segment accCACTGTACAATCAATCCACATTAATCAATTGTATTGATCCCACTGTCAACTCGCATCCCTATTAGTTATAAGTTATAACGTTTGCAAATTATATGATATTTGATCCATTGAAACAGATTGATCGATTGATTTTTAATCAGATGAATCGATCTACTAGAATAAATTATATCAATCATTCATGCAGTTGTCACTCTGACAATAATCGATTTACTAATTTGTATCAACCACCATTAATAAAAAATCAGCATTTTTAGACATTATATCAGGTCGAACGAATGAAATGACTCTATTATCTGTTAGGTATCTAAATCAAAATGAACATTTCAAAATGatccaaatcatttttctttgttattcagatatcaaaattttaaactacTCCTACATTTATATTCCCACCCCAATTTTTAGGTTCTCCAATGCACAATGTCTTCTGAAAAGAGACAAATTATACTCTCCGTTCCAAATTGCTCGTCCCTTAAActattttgggatgttccaaattatttgtcctctttgaaaattcaaaacaaaatgcATTCAATCTTCCCAAATAGTCCATTTAACAAGAACAATGATTTCATTCAAAAGTTGAAATATAAAGGCATTATTAGAAAAACATATCTATTTAAGTGTGAATGCATTTATTGCATGTTTCCTTAAAATTGAAATTCTCATTAGGGACCAGCAATTTGGAATAGTCCACATAGCTCAAAGTGGTGTGCGTTTAGAAACTCccaagatttttaaaaattttggttgGTCTTCTACCTCACTTTCCGATAGATGTAAAGTGTTATTTCGGGAACCATAAATGGACATACATGTATCATGGTAAGAGCGGCCGTAGTAGATGGTAACTACAGTAAGTTTTTGTCGTAAATAAACTGGCAATTTTTTTGCGAGAAAATCACAAAACCATCTTGTTTTTAGCAAATTTACCCTACTTTTGTAAGTAATTTGATCAAATGGTTGTGATTTGGGGCATTGACGCCCGAAAAACACTATGGGGCATCATGAAAAGTTTTCAATCCTTGCTAGGGCTACAAGCAAGCCAAGCTTTAGGTTGCTCGAGCCTAGCTCTCAAGAGAAGAGGTCGAGCTCAGCTCGAAACTTTATATCTCGGCTCGAGCTTTGTTTGCTTGAGCTCGGTTTATCGTTCAAGTGGGAAACCACTTTAAGAAGTTGAGGCCTGCTGCTGAACTCATAGAGAATACTGTGTACCAGGTTAAACTTTGAATCTGGGACTAAATCGACTGAGGAACTTTCATTTGCCTTTACTTTCGCTTGTCCCACATCAAAAAAACCCAAAGACCCACCACGCATTCCTTTCGCTATAAATGCTCTCACCGCCCTCTCTTGTGCGCTGATTGGGCTTGCACCAGCATCTAACTGATGCCAGCTGTACACATCATATTAAATATAGTAGTCATGGCTTGGCTCCTCATTCGAGCCGAGCTCTAAGtagctcgagcttggcttgtCTTCCAAACGAGCTGAGAAATCTGGCTCGAGCTCGCTCATTTATACACCACCGAGCATGAACGAGCCCACGAGCAGCTTGGCTGATTTGAAGCCCTAATCCGTGCCCATTTTGAGAATGCTAGGAAAATCCCATAATATAAATAACATCAGAGTTGAGCCTCGCACACACTTGAGGTTCAAAGAAAGTTCAACTGGTCCCAATTTAAACAACCTTTTAAGCTACCAGTGAGAATTTGCTGACACTGAAATGGTTAACCTTAATAGCTAAGAGGTGCAACGTTCAACCATTCATTCCATCAAACACGTTTTGGTGGAACATATTGGACACGCTCATCTTCACAAAGATTCTGCAAAATAATGCAGATATCAACCCAGATCAGTTTCCATATTGCATCAaacaatattaaaagaaaaattataacagaatttaaagaaaatttGTGTAATCAAGCATGTTTCGTCTCACATTAGCTAGGGATAAGCTTAGTTCTGTGAGTGCTTTGTCCTTACACTCTTATGCTATGTGCCAAAAAGTATTGAGATCAATCCAGGCTGTTGCCTGTTGTGAGTCCCGGAGAAGACCATCACTAATATTGTGCACTGTCAAGATATGCTTTGGCGTTCACAAGCAGTTTGTTTATACTTCTAGGTGCATATATTCCTAAAAAATATCCGTTACAGTAGCAAGAAAAATTGGGTCATTCCCTCTACAGCCACCAACAAAGGACAGAAACTGAACAGAATGAATCCATGTCTTCAAACAAAGCCTCTGAAAGTTGAATTGTTACATGAGCCATCAAAAATTTGCCAGTTCATAATTGTAATCGGTGAAGGTAAGTAAGAAAAATTCACAGAACAACATAATAATGCCACCTGAAGGAACAAATTTCTTAAATAGCAGTAAGTGCGAAAATGCAAACCTGAAGATCCTCTGGAAGTGCCTCTGAGACTGCAAGCGTGTAACAACCAGGGGCAAATCTTCCTGCAAAAGGTTTCATCTAAAGTCAAAGTCAACCCATAAATTTCCTCAGAAATAAACAATCTAAGGGCTCTGGAAAACATAATACTAATCATTAAGTATATCAGAAATAGCTTCACGTCTTCCATACAATAAATAGAGACTGGCCACTTTCATCAAGTGCACGGTTTTGAGATGATCATTATTTTTCTAAACTTCCAGTTTTTTCGAGTGGGTTATCTCATCTCCAAGAGTTTTCTCCCTTCCCCACATCCTCTCGCCCACTCATAAAGATAAGAATGAATAGAAACAGCAGCACCTGCAATAATAGAAAGGGTAAAAACCGTAGATTGGTAAACCCCCCTTAAACTATAACCCGTTTTGGACTTTGCCTCTTAAATGTTTTAACACTCGACTTTAACCCCCTTTGACTATAGATTGCAATCGGGTGGATGCTTTAATGGAAGTATCAGTTACAGTTACTTTTTTGGTATTCAATAATTCCTACCATTGTCTTCTTCAAGCCCATTCAATCTCTTTCTCCCTCACGCAGACACTAAGCCACCACCAGCTCTCAACCCCAACTCAGTGTGCTAAAAGTTGCTAGGGCTAGTCGGCCGGCTAGGCATGGGCACCGCCTAGCATTTAGGCTGATTAATCGGTGCCTAGAGATTAATtggtttttcatttctttcattttttcaaaaatattctcCTCCCCCCTCGTGTTTTGATTAAGtagaacaaaatattatttcattttatttcacaACAAACAGAACCTAGATACAAACAGAGCCAACGTACACATAATTTCACTTTATTTTCCAgcaaacaaagggaaaaaaaaaaaacacagagccTACATGCAAACAGAGACGCGCagcagagagagggagagacggaCGACAGAGAAAGAGACCACacagagagatgagagaggaggaggagcttACCATCTGTCCTTTTCAGCAGCAGAGGAGACGAGGGGATCAATTAGATTTAGATTTGGGTGTGttctactaactaaaataagtacttatttttcaagtacTTATTGTAAAgcaagaaataagtacttaaacaATAAGAACCTTgctgaacggagccttagatCATTAACACTGTATAgtgcatatgtatatattatattaaaACTACCCTAAAAATCTAATAGTATATTACCACAACATTTAACCCCTTAGATTTGCAAATTTGCGTACTTTTCTGCCAATTAATCCCGCCTAGCCACCTAATtcttgtagggaggtattcccaaataGACACAATTAGTACCCGAGCACGTGGTACAAGGAACACATGATAAATAAAACGTATCACACCACCGATGAGAGTGGCGGTCGGCAATAAGGATAGATGACATGAGAGGTCATTGGAGTAAGcagttcggcaacgagatggctgAACAGAGGAAGAACTCTTGTAAATACTGCCTTAAGTGATAAAGCGGTAGGAATATTCCAAAAGGTACCAGTACAGTTGTACTCCGTAAAAGAATAGGATCCCGCGAATAAAGGATCTGCATGAATCTCCTAATGAAAGTAGGATGTTCGGCTAGTTATGGAAAgaagtcctaaaaggactaaagAAGTGATTTGagaagggaacgagaatccggAGTATCCTGAGTTTCCTATAtgagataggaaacctagggcaacaaggatgcttgggcagcaagcatacgtatatctataaatacgaggtaaacctagaagaAAGAGGTACTCAATACACTGCAATTATACGgttttcctattgataattagggtttttctgtacgtgatactaactttgccatcggagggcctttgccgacGAGATGCATAGGTGGGCTTACCCTTGTccgttttgcagattagggttccggcatgaagctagggttccggtaaagaggcacgtgaagccgttccACCAACGTGCTTCTACTAGCACCAAGCAATTTTTGTCCACCTGTAATTCAAAGGTTAATCTTGCCTAGCCGCACAATCCAATTAGTCACCAATTGTTCCCAGATTCCTACCTAGCAGCCGCCTAATCGTCTCGCGGCCTAATTCAACGCTTATGCCCCTAGATGAGGCGGCCAATTTTTCAAGCACTGCCCCCACTACCTCCAATTCATCCAATTTCCTCCTTATGGGAGCACCTTATATTCACTATAGATAATCTTCCAAAACATAGGCGCTGAATGGGTGCTCTGTTAAGAGAAGTCCCACATCTCTTGGGTAGCAAAGAAATATGAATAATATAAGCGtaagggcaccctcacttcatgagctagcttttggggtgaGTTCTACCAAGACtgtgtaacatggtatcagagccgggTATGCCAAagatgggtagggtgcgtgtcCCTGACCTGCATGCTGCAGGTGTGGCCGAGTGAGCACGCTGGGCATGAGGGAGGGTGttaagcgaagtcccacatcgcttgggtaccaaagaaatatgaagaatataagcgtgagggcgcccttacttcaatagctagctttagGATAGCTAGCTTTAGGGGTGaattctacccaagaccgtgtaacacaTGTTTGAGAGATGGAGAGTCAGTGGTGCTTTTGTTCATTTGTTGTCTGGTTGCACAGGATCTTTGGAATGTGGTTCTTGCTTCGTGGGGTATGTCGTGGGTTTTCTCTGCACGAGTGGTGGAGAATATTCAAGAATGGCATGGGGCTAGTCGGCTAGAGTGGGTAGAAGTAGACATAAGCTATGGATCTTGATCCCACTGTACTTCATGTGGTTAATTTGGAGAGAGTAATTGAAGATATTTTGACGGGGATGATAAGCCTTTGTTCAAAATAAagagttctttttctttctacttTGTTTAGTTGGGAGTCGAGGGAGTGCAACCTTCCATTGGATCAATTATTTGACATGTTAAATATTTTTGGACTCTTCAATTCCATCCTCTATCAAATATGAGAAGGGTGAGATGTGGATGTCCAGAAATATAAACAAAGACAATGTCATCTTTTGaaatagcttctttttttttgggtttagttCCATTTTTATAGACAAAAGATTGGTTTGTTTTGTAGTTGTCTCAGCAACACACCTAGAAATTAGAGACGTACTATGTGCACAACTAACACATGACGAAATGCTTTGTCCCACTTCACAGTTGGACAAGCACATAGTGAATAACTATTGAATTGCTGAACAGATATTACTATATTAGGCTTCGGAAAAGGAAAGGTTATGCATCAAATCATAAGCAAAGACCGTTTTGGCAGAAAAGAAACCAACCACAGTCCACGGTAGTAAGAATGCTACTTTGTAAAATACAGCTGCTTGTTCTATTATTATTACGAATCAACCATACTGCACAATTTGTTTCTGATAGTCATTTCCGCCCAAAGGTGCCCTACGAGGGCTGGTCACCGGGGATGAAGTCAACTTGCTTTTGATTGAGCATGAAAGTCTGCCATTTTGATGAATGGGAGTGATTCTCTTCTCCGATGTCATATGCTTAATGCATTGAAGTTGTACGGTGTTTTCCATGAAGCGCTGGCACTATAAGGTCGGTTACTTTTTTGAGGGAAGCTTGTGAAGAAACAAATTTATCCCCACCCTAGATTAAGCTATAGTATTgggctatgttacatggacttaGGCAGTGTTCTAAATAACGGAATTCCTCGACGAGTACTCGTTACTCGGTGCCTGGTCGAGGCGACTAAGGGCAAGTCAGCGGGCATTAGTCGGCCAGACGATTAATCAAGCATTAGTCTGCGAGTAATTGGTGAGTCGGGATAACTCGATGAGTCAAAAAGTCGggaaaaaattgggaaaaaacaaaaaaataggggTAGAATACAGCATATGCTAATTTCAGGGGGCTTTAGTGTAATTTTAGGGTTAGTTTTATACTTACCCTAAATCGATATGTTCCTCCTCTTCTACGACTGCTGTTCCTCTTCGACGACGACTGgtaagcttctctctctctctctctctctctctacttgtGTTGTACAATTAATATCAAGATCTTTTGAACCCAATAGctggcagtgttctaaaaggcggccTAGGCAGCGGGTTGCCGCCAAGATTTTCCCCTAGGCGGTTTGTTTAGGCACTTGGCGGGGCTGGGCAGCTAGGGGCTGGGCAGACCTAGGGTAtagaaactccaaaaaaataataataataattgcaaGGCGGCGTCTAGGCggcctaggcgctaggcagtGGGTTGCCGCCCGACTAGCTCCTAGCGCCTagcgccttttagaacactgatagTTGTTGTAGTTTAGATTTTGATGTACACAAGATGTCTGCAAATCTCCATGAGAAATTATAGCAAGAGTTGACAAAATCCACTTAACAAAGGATTTggtttattattattgttaataTACTGTTATAGATGTATAATGTGTTAGGGTTTACTTCTATAGTGTTACTGTATTAAAGTGTTAGGGTTTACTTCTATAGTATTACTGTGTTACTATGTTAGTGTTATGGGTTTACTTCTATAGGGTTATTGTGTTATTGTGTTTTTTCCTTCCTGTTTCTTCCATGTCAAGCTTGTTTGGGAGAGAGTTCCTTCTCTTATTGATTCTTTCCTTAAAAGgaattttgtccattttcttctttcctcGGGATTCAACGGCAAAAAGTCGACATGAGGCACAATTAGAGTCGACGGACTCTTCTATTCTAGTCTCCCAGGTGACAACACACACAATTACGTCTTCCCGCTCCGCCCGCAGAGCTTGCTGCCTCTCCTCCAAACCCTCTATGCGCTCTCTGGTAACCCGAATGTGCGCTTCTTTCCTTGCAGGATCCATTGTTCTAACACTTCTCAAAAGGAAGTTTAGCACTCTACGGTGCtcttgaatttcattttgtagtTGCTCCACTTCGGTAGCAATtgcaaaaagccaaaaatattAGAAGCCAGTATTAGAAGTCTCCACTATTAATCAATATTCTAAATGaagtatttaattttgtcatttggggaaaaataaaaaaaatccgagtAATTGCTAGGCGCCGAGTACTCGGCCTTGAAGGTGGGAGGTGGTCAATCGCTCACCTAACACCTagcgagttttagaacattggacTCAGGTATGTGTGTCGAGTGCAGGTATGTTTCCAAGCATCGGACCATAGTTGTCACGAGCGAAAAGTGCACCGAGGCGCAAAGTCCTGTTGGGCTTGAGGCGAGAGGCGAGCCTTTTTGAAGCGAGGCGCACATATgcggaaaaaaatagaaaaaaatagcaCACACTAATATTTCAAGCAATAAGCACTAAGCCAATGAGTTTACCATCCAAAAGATACATAAAAATATTAATGAAATGTCAAATAGCTACCGATCTCGTATAGAGACAAACTAAAACgtcaaaatcaataaaagacAAGCATCCAAGTACTTTTCCTAGTTGCACTTCAATCATCCTAAGGAGGATATAGTTTACTAATCATCGTCcatatcaacaccaagaaaatcgtcatcatcttcttcttcttcaccaacGGATTTGTATCCCTCgtcatcttcctcttcttccgTCTCTTCGGAACCTGCCTTTTCTTCATCTACCAAATCAATTGGATTGGATGTGGCACTCCTTGCTCATGCTCTTGACGTTGTAACTCTAGTTACATTGGAACTCTCTAACGCTCCAGAAGCTCTAGCAACATCACCCCACGTTAAACTATCATCACCAAACACCTGCTCATTATCTTCATCAGATTCTCCATCCATCCTCCCACGCAACCACTCATTGCTTTCATCAACATTTGTCAAAGAAATGGGATCAATTGTATCTAGCATATTATAGCGACGTTTTAGTGCCCTGTTATACTTGACAAACACCAAGTCATTGAGGCGTTTTTCCTGGagcctatttctttttttgctatGGAGCTGCAAGAATCAAAAGAACTTCCATTTTATACAAGGAGGTGAAAACAATTAATAGTTGTATATGTTATTTGACGTAGATACTTACATGTTCAAATACACTCCAATTCCGTTCACAACCGGAAGAACTACATGTAAGGCTAAGAACTCTTATCGCAAACTTTTGCAAATTAGGCGTCGTAGAACCATATGCAACCCACCAATCAGCTAtgcatttgaaattttgaactaaTTAGCCATCAAGTTatggtaaaaataaattatgaatagAATATACCGTGGAATTGTAAATTACCTGGTGCCCTTGTATTTCTTTGCCTAATTGCTAGTGGCAGTCCAAAAAGTCCCTCAGCTTTCATGTAAACAGTCATCTcagaagtgattttattttgtatctCTTCATCTGCAATCAACTTTGTTATGCAATCGTAAATCCCTGTCATAACCTCAACATCTTGCTCAACTTGTGGGTTTGAGTAAAAGAACTCCGGATTCAAAAAATGTCCCGCAGCATGCAAAGGACGATGCAATTCGATTGCCCACCTATTGTCAATAATAGCATAGATGTCTTGAtatttttcaaccttttcacCAAATGATTTGGCTATGGCTTCTTTTGCCCTATCCATAGCCTCATAGATGTATCCCATGGGAGGCTTTCTCTCGGTATCAACCAATCTCAACACCTTCACAAGAGGACCAGAGACCTTAAGAGCATAGACAATATTATTCCAAAAAGAAGCCATCATAACATATCTTGCCACTTCTTTGCCTAACTGCTCCTTTGCCCATTTGCTAGATGTCCATTCTTCTGAAATGAACATCTTCCTCaaattgttcttttgttgatgaATCCTAGATAAAGTGAGGAAAGCAGTTGCGAATCTTATTTTTGCATGCCTCACCATTTCCTTTTCTCCGGTAAATCGCCTGATTCGCCTCATCATATTAATTACGCCTGGACGGGCATAAATATAACCATTAAACCTAATGGCCTTTTCAAAAACCGCCTTAAGATGTGGTATCTTGAAAATATCTTCCAACATCAAGTCAATGCAATGGGCCGCACATGGTGTCCAATAAAGATTGGTCGCTTTCTTTGCAAAAACTTTCCTATTAGAtgttgaaacaaaaaagaaagtattaCTATAAAGTACAATCTACAAATGTTTAACACTTAGTATGAAATATAATAGATAAAATTCTTATCAGCCGATACATTAGCCGAGGCACTATCTGTGACAATTTGGACTACATTGGGTTCACCGACGAGTTCCACATACTTGTCAAAAAGTTCAAACAACCTTTTTCCATCCTTAGAATAGCTTGAGGTATCGATGGACTCGATAAACATTGTGCCCTTTGGACAATTCACCAAAATATTGATTAAGCTCCTCTGATTCCTATCATTCCATCCATCCACCATTATAGAGCATATCCATATTTCACCCAATCCTCTTTGTGATCCTTCATCAAAGTATTTACATTAA encodes:
- the LOC131310869 gene encoding uncharacterized protein LOC131310869, with translation MLEDIFKIPHLKAVFEKAIRFNGYIYARPGVINMMRRIRRFTGEKEMVRHAKIRFATAFLTLSRIHQQKNNLRKMFISEEWTSSKWAKEQLGKEVARYVMMASFWNNIVYALKVSGPLVKVLRLVDTERKPPMGYIYEAMDRAKEAIAKSFGEKVEKYQDIYAIIDNRWAIELHRPLHAAGHFLNPEFFYSNPQVEQDVEVMTGIYDCITKLIADEEIQNKITSEMTVYMKAEGLFGLPLAIRQRNTRAPADWWVAYGSTTPNLQKFAIRVLSLTCSSSGCERNWSVFEHLHSKKRNRLQEKRLNDLVFVKYNRALKRRYNMLDTIDPISLTNVDESNEWLRGRMDGESDEDNEQVFGDDSLTWGDVARASGALESSNVTRVTTSRA